A stretch of Mesoplodon densirostris isolate mMesDen1 chromosome 9, mMesDen1 primary haplotype, whole genome shotgun sequence DNA encodes these proteins:
- the CLDN12 gene encoding claudin-12, whose translation MGCRDVHAATVLSFLCGIASVAGLFAGTLLPNWRKLRLITFNRNEKNLTVYTGLWVKCARYDGGNDCLMYDTTWYSSVDQLDLRVLQFALPLSILIATGALLLCLIGMCNTAFRSSVPNIKLAKCLVNSAGCHLVAGLLFFLAGTVSLSPSIWVIFYNIHLNRKFEPVFMFDYAVYVTIASAGGLFTTSLLLFIWYCACKSLPSPFWQPLYSHPPSMHTYSQPYSARSRLSAIEIDIPVVSHTT comes from the coding sequence ATGGGCTGTCGGGATGTCCATGCAGCCACGGTCCTCTCCTTCCTGTGTGGAATCGCCTCGGTAGCAGGCCTCTTTGCGGGGACTCTGCTTCCCAACTGGAGAAAATTACGACTGATCACATTCAACAGAAATGAGAAGAACCTGACTGTTTACACAGGCCTGTGGGTGAAGTGTGCCCGATACGACGGGGGCAATGACTGCCTGATGTATGACACTACTTGGTACTCATCAGTTGACCAGCTGGACCTGCGGGTCCTCCAGTTTGCCCTGCCCCTCAGCATCCTGATTGCAACGGGGGCCCTGCTGCTCTGCCTGATTGGAATGTGTAACACCGCCTTCAGGTCCTCGGTGCCCAACATCAAACTGGCCAAGTGTCTGGTCAATAGTGCCGGCTGCCATCTGGTGGCCGGGCTGCTGTTTTTCCTGGCAGGTACTGTGAGCCTCTCCCCATCCATCTGGGTCATCTTTTATAACATCCATCTGAACAGGAAGTTCGAGCCAGTCTTTATGTTTGACTATGCAGTGTATGTCACTATTGCTAGTGCTGGGGGCTTGTTTACTACTTCCCTTCTACTGTTTATTTGGTACTGTGCATGCAAATCTTTGCCTTCTCCTTTCTGGCAACCGCTGTACTCCCATCCTCCCAGTATGCATACATATTCACAGCCCTATTCAGCACGCTCCCGCCTCTCTGCCATAGAAATCGACATTCCAGTAGTTTCACACACCACCTAG